In Thunnus thynnus chromosome 11, fThuThy2.1, whole genome shotgun sequence, the following proteins share a genomic window:
- the LOC137192218 gene encoding chymotrypsin A-like, whose protein sequence is MVFLWILSCFAFAGDAYGSAIPPDISGYSDIVNGEEAKPHSWPWQVSLQTCSGFHFCGGSLINQNWVVTAAHCSVRWSTRVVLGAHNLRSSTEDVQVIGVGKVFTHPDYNSPTHFNNDIQLIKLASPAQINRRVSPVCVAETRDNVPAGTTCMTTGWGQTSSKGKTATRLQQAALPLLTNKKCRRFFSSTITSNMICAGANGTSSCYGDSGGPLVCQKAGAWTLVGVVSFGRKGCDTMSPGVYARVTALRAWIDRTITAN, encoded by the exons ATGGTCTTCCTGTGGATCCTCTCCTGCTTCGCCTTCGCCGGCGACGCCTACG GTTCCGCCATCCCCCCCGACATCAGCGGTTACTCTGATATCGTGAACGGCGAGGAGGCGAAGCCTCACTCCTGGCCCTGGCAGGTGTccctgcag ACGTGCAGTGGCTTCCACTTCTGCGGAGGCTCCCTCATCAACCAGAACTGGGTGGTAACCGCTGCTCACTGTTCCGTCAG GTGGTCGACCCGTGTGGTTCTCGGAGCACACAACCTCCGCTCCTCCACCGAGGACGTCCAGGTGATCGGGGTCGGCAAG GTGTTCACACATCCCGACTACAACAGCCCCACCCACTTTAACAACGACATCCAGCTCATCAAGCTGGCCAGCCCCGCCCAGATAAACAGGCGTGTTTCCCCCGTGTGCGTGGCCGAGACCAGAGACAACGTCCCTGCAGGCACAACGTGCATGACCACCGGCTGGGGCCAGACCAGCAGCAAAG GTAAAACGGCCACccggctgcagcaggcagcccTCCCCCTGCTGACCAATAAGAAGTGCCGTCGATTCTTCAGCAGCACTATCACCTCCAATATGATCTGTGCCGGAGCCAACGGAACCTCCAGCTGCTAC ggcGACTCTGGAGGTCCTCTGGTCTGTCAGAAGGCTGGTGCCTGGACTCTGGTTGGTGTCGTGTCCTTTGGAAGGAAAGGCTGCGATACCATGTCGCCTGGTGTGTACGCCCGCGTCACAGCACTGCGCGCCTGGATAGACCGGACCATCACCGCCAACTGA